In the genome of Bradyrhizobium sp. CIAT3101, one region contains:
- a CDS encoding mucoidy inhibitor MuiA family protein, protein MRTIARCLATTSLVLVTTALAAPSWAADVDATSAIDTVTVYPDGATVTRVIAVDLASGDSTLVAKDFPLSLDPSSLRVEGEAGTKLTIGTIDARPPRAAPPVNLPELDKRIEALKDERADLQGAIDAAAARRKFAQRFAEASPAGLGEKGEARPITEWRAAFTAVAEEVAAAETAIRDASRKQREIDRQIAQLEADRSAKPPSKLEVRIDIASAAATKATLRVTYAVRNARWLPLYDARLDTGAKDRKPQLELVRRAEVTQSTGEDWSNVTLGVSTVRIARGGSAPELGSLVAQYPQMVQQDLVRPAPASAPVLRKMEPPSFAAKVADSSELRERADEQQAAAEIGGFQATFKIPGRVSLGAAEGAKSLRIASMSVPADLAVRAAPVLDPTAFLEASFKQTDDTTLLPGKVAIYRDGVFVGRGKLSASAKDDIVRLGFGADDKIKIERAVLKRNEGSAGLIVTTSKTDERAFKTTVRNGHDFPIHVAIEDQLPVSENEEIVVEMLPATTPPTAKDLRDKRGVLEWSFDAKPGEVKDINFAWRVRWPKDKNMVIVPSG, encoded by the coding sequence ATGCGCACGATCGCAAGATGTCTGGCGACGACGAGCCTGGTCCTGGTGACCACGGCGCTCGCCGCGCCCTCATGGGCCGCCGATGTGGACGCCACATCGGCCATCGACACCGTCACCGTCTATCCTGATGGCGCCACCGTCACCCGCGTGATCGCGGTCGATCTTGCCTCCGGCGACAGCACCCTGGTCGCGAAGGATTTTCCGCTCTCGCTCGACCCGTCCTCGCTCCGCGTCGAGGGTGAGGCGGGTACAAAACTCACCATCGGCACGATCGATGCGCGGCCGCCGCGTGCGGCGCCGCCGGTGAATCTCCCTGAGCTCGACAAGCGCATCGAGGCGCTCAAGGACGAGCGTGCCGATTTGCAAGGCGCGATCGATGCTGCGGCCGCCCGGCGCAAATTCGCGCAGCGTTTTGCCGAAGCCTCACCCGCCGGTCTCGGCGAGAAGGGCGAGGCGCGCCCGATCACCGAATGGCGCGCGGCCTTTACCGCCGTGGCCGAGGAAGTCGCGGCGGCAGAAACGGCGATCCGGGATGCCTCGCGAAAGCAGCGCGAGATCGATCGCCAGATCGCGCAACTCGAAGCCGACCGGTCGGCCAAGCCGCCCAGCAAGCTCGAGGTTCGCATCGACATCGCCTCCGCAGCCGCGACGAAGGCAACGCTGCGGGTCACTTATGCCGTGCGCAATGCGCGCTGGCTGCCGCTCTATGATGCCCGGCTCGACACCGGCGCCAAGGACCGCAAGCCGCAGCTCGAGCTGGTCCGTCGCGCCGAGGTCACGCAGTCGACCGGCGAGGATTGGTCGAATGTCACGCTCGGCGTTTCCACCGTCCGCATCGCCCGCGGCGGCAGCGCACCGGAGCTGGGCTCGCTGGTGGCGCAATATCCGCAGATGGTGCAACAGGACCTGGTGAGGCCAGCGCCGGCATCCGCACCCGTGTTGAGAAAGATGGAGCCTCCGTCCTTCGCGGCCAAGGTTGCCGACTCATCCGAGCTGCGCGAGCGCGCCGATGAACAGCAGGCCGCCGCTGAGATCGGCGGCTTTCAGGCGACCTTCAAAATTCCGGGCCGTGTCAGCCTCGGCGCAGCCGAGGGGGCCAAGAGCCTGCGCATCGCCTCGATGAGCGTGCCCGCTGACCTCGCGGTGCGCGCCGCACCGGTGCTGGACCCTACCGCGTTCCTCGAAGCCAGTTTCAAGCAGACCGACGACACGACGTTGCTGCCGGGCAAGGTCGCGATCTACCGTGACGGCGTCTTCGTCGGCCGCGGCAAGCTCTCGGCCTCGGCCAAGGACGATATCGTGCGGCTCGGCTTCGGCGCCGACGATAAGATCAAGATCGAGCGCGCGGTACTCAAGCGCAACGAGGGTTCGGCGGGCCTGATCGTGACGACGTCGAAGACCGACGAGCGTGCGTTCAAGACCACCGTCCGCAACGGCCACGACTTCCCGATCCACGTCGCGATCGAGGATCAGCTCCCGGTCAGCGAGAACGAGGAGATCGTCGTCGAGATGCTGCCGGCGACCACGCCGCCCACGGCAAAGGATCTCCGCGACAAGCGCGGCGTGCTGGAATGGTCGTTCGATGCCAAACCCGGTGAAGTCAAGGATATCAACTTCGCCTGGCGCGTCCGCTGGCCGAAGGACAAGAACATGGTGATCGTGCCGTCGGGCTAG
- a CDS encoding Crp/Fnr family transcriptional regulator yields the protein MAKVDTSLVAHLPLFAGVKPEDLEEILREARSVRYPKNTAIFEQGADAQSFFLLLHGHVRAAKTTPTGEQIVVRYVAPGETFGLAMAIGAAQYPATAMAVDDSVALIWPNSAWPRLIERFPALAANTMQTVGKRLQESHTRILEMSTQQVEQRVAHALLRLASQSGKKLDHGIEIDFPISRQDIAQMTGTTLHTVSRILSGWESQGLVESGRQRIILRDPHRIVVLAERSPDSGAG from the coding sequence ATGGCCAAGGTCGACACATCGCTGGTTGCGCATTTGCCGCTGTTTGCCGGCGTCAAGCCGGAAGACCTCGAGGAGATCCTGCGCGAGGCCCGATCGGTGCGCTATCCCAAAAACACCGCCATCTTCGAGCAGGGCGCGGATGCGCAATCCTTCTTCCTGCTGCTGCATGGGCATGTCCGCGCGGCCAAGACCACGCCGACCGGCGAGCAGATCGTGGTGCGCTATGTCGCGCCCGGTGAAACCTTCGGACTGGCGATGGCGATCGGCGCCGCACAGTATCCGGCAACGGCGATGGCGGTCGACGACAGCGTCGCGCTGATCTGGCCGAATTCGGCCTGGCCGCGGCTGATCGAGCGGTTTCCGGCGCTTGCCGCCAACACGATGCAGACCGTCGGCAAGCGGCTGCAGGAGAGCCACACCCGCATCCTGGAAATGTCGACCCAGCAGGTCGAGCAGCGCGTCGCGCATGCGCTGCTGCGGCTCGCCAGCCAATCCGGCAAGAAGCTCGATCACGGCATCGAGATCGATTTCCCGATCAGCCGCCAGGACATCGCGCAGATGACCGGCACCACGCTGCACACGGTGAGCCGCATCCTCAGCGGCTGGGAGAGCCAGGGCCTGGTCGAGAGCGGCCGCCAGCGTATTATCCTGCGCGATCCGCACCGGATCGTCGTGCTGGCAGAACGCAGCCCGGACAGTGGTGCGGGCTGA
- a CDS encoding AraC family transcriptional regulator: protein MTDLIRSAGLSCYPEVARSVGLDPRQMMRKVRLPLTVLDKPDTPIAVPALRRLLELSAEASGAEDFGLRLAERGGLTNFGAVGLIVREQATVGEAIEAFSRFIHVHHDGMKLDVVRDKQTVTVTLHLRGRQPTAPRQSIDMALGSVHRIIQSLFGSDWRPQEVHLHYPPPHDRKRYRDFYGCRVIFNAEEDSIQLSTHDMERRIPSAHPLIASYLRKRIEAIETRPASWEQKVDEVVRSLLASGDCTVERVAEHLACTRRTIHRHLAEAGTSFSAILDAQRADLVIQLIEDPGRPLADIAAQLGFSAQSAMARWFRGRFGCTITDWRKGVRPPTANAA, encoded by the coding sequence ATGACCGACCTCATTCGCAGCGCAGGCTTGAGTTGTTACCCGGAGGTCGCCCGGTCGGTCGGGCTCGACCCCAGGCAGATGATGCGCAAGGTCAGACTGCCGCTGACCGTTCTCGACAAGCCCGATACGCCCATCGCGGTCCCGGCCTTACGTCGCTTGCTCGAATTGTCGGCAGAAGCCTCCGGTGCCGAAGATTTCGGCTTGCGGCTCGCCGAGCGCGGCGGCCTGACCAATTTCGGCGCGGTTGGCCTGATCGTGCGCGAACAGGCGACCGTCGGCGAGGCGATCGAAGCATTCTCCCGCTTCATCCATGTTCATCACGACGGCATGAAGCTCGACGTCGTCAGGGACAAGCAGACCGTGACCGTCACATTGCATCTGCGCGGCCGGCAACCGACGGCCCCGCGCCAGTCGATCGACATGGCGCTGGGCAGCGTCCATCGCATCATCCAGTCGCTGTTCGGAAGTGACTGGCGGCCGCAGGAGGTGCACCTGCACTACCCGCCGCCGCACGACCGCAAGCGCTACCGCGACTTCTATGGCTGCCGCGTGATCTTCAACGCGGAGGAGGACTCGATCCAGTTGTCGACGCACGACATGGAGCGGCGGATCCCGAGCGCGCATCCCCTGATCGCAAGCTATCTGCGCAAGCGGATCGAAGCGATCGAGACCCGGCCGGCGAGCTGGGAGCAGAAAGTCGACGAGGTCGTGCGCAGCCTGCTCGCGAGCGGCGACTGCACGGTCGAACGCGTGGCCGAGCATCTTGCCTGCACCCGCCGCACCATTCACCGGCACCTCGCCGAAGCCGGCACCAGCTTCTCGGCGATCCTGGATGCGCAGCGCGCCGATCTCGTGATCCAGCTGATCGAGGACCCCGGCCGGCCGCTGGCGGATATCGCCGCACAGCTCGGCTTCTCGGCGCAGAGCGCGATGGCGCGCTGGTTCCGCGGCCGCTTCGGCTGCACCATCACCGACTGGCGCAAGGGCGTACGGCCGCCGACGGCGAACGCAGCCTGA
- a CDS encoding DUF1858 domain-containing protein — protein MPFRSDDLVDDIMRAAPHTIRVFLAFRMACVGCPIATFHTVDDACREHGIDRDKFLAALSECVPA, from the coding sequence ATGCCCTTCCGATCCGACGATCTGGTCGATGACATCATGCGTGCGGCCCCGCACACGATCCGCGTGTTCCTCGCCTTCAGGATGGCCTGTGTCGGCTGTCCGATCGCAACCTTCCACACCGTGGACGATGCCTGCCGCGAGCACGGCATCGACCGCGACAAGTTTCTCGCCGCGCTGAGCGAATGCGTGCCGGCATGA
- a CDS encoding response regulator, with the protein MPGNMLSKGEVFVIETDAASREQLSNALQQSAYDVICFADGASLLSEAKARMPACVLLEMPPDRSALEVLKRLREENCMAPVLVTSANGSIAMAVDAIKSGAADFIEKPFRTRDVVDRIDAAIDESAQPDSTRHRWLPSCEPLTARENDVLVHLAAGLTNKEVARRMHLSARTVEGYRASILKKAGARNVTDLLRRIFGQGSPSQA; encoded by the coding sequence ATGCCGGGAAACATGCTTTCCAAGGGTGAGGTATTCGTCATTGAAACCGACGCCGCCTCCCGCGAACAATTGTCCAACGCGCTCCAGCAGAGTGCTTATGACGTGATCTGCTTCGCCGACGGCGCGTCGCTGCTGTCGGAAGCCAAGGCGCGGATGCCGGCCTGCGTGTTGCTGGAGATGCCGCCGGATCGCTCCGCGCTCGAGGTGCTCAAGCGCCTGCGCGAGGAAAACTGCATGGCGCCGGTCCTGGTGACCTCGGCGAACGGCAGCATCGCCATGGCGGTCGACGCGATCAAGAGCGGTGCGGCCGACTTTATCGAGAAGCCGTTTCGCACCCGCGATGTCGTCGACCGGATCGATGCCGCGATCGACGAGTCGGCCCAGCCGGATTCGACCAGGCACCGCTGGCTGCCCAGTTGCGAACCCCTGACCGCGCGCGAGAACGACGTGCTGGTGCATCTTGCCGCCGGTCTGACCAACAAGGAGGTCGCCCGTCGCATGCATCTGAGCGCACGCACGGTCGAAGGCTATCGTGCCAGCATTTTGAAGAAGGCCGGCGCCCGCAACGTGACCGATTTGCTCCGCCGCATCTTCGGCCAGGGTTCGCCGAGCCAAGCCTGA
- a CDS encoding NnrS family protein has product MAGARSRNFQGWPLFANSFRPFFLLAAIQAGLSILVWLPMFYGELSVTSAFAPRDWHVHEMLYGFLPAVITGFLFTAIPNWTGRLPIQGTSLGVLLVVWLAGRGAVVLSAEIGWAFALAVDAAFLALVVAAATREIIAGGNWRNLPVVVLVLVLLSGNVAFHLEAHYEGAADVSIRVGIGVVVLLISLIGGRIIPSFTRNWLVKFNPGRLPVPFGRFDGVVVGLSALTLIAWIVAPLNAITAVAMAFVGLLHLVRLARWAGDRTTRERLLLILHVGYAFVPLGFLLNALAGFGALPPSAGIHAWMTGAAGVMTLAVMTRASLGHTGQALTASLATQAIYVAIIVAALARVTAVMLPAHGDVLLHIAACGWIVAFLGFAAAFGPLLAGSPRRALAIMGVPAPAR; this is encoded by the coding sequence ATGGCTGGCGCCCGATCCCGTAACTTTCAGGGCTGGCCGCTGTTTGCGAACAGCTTTCGGCCCTTTTTCCTGCTCGCCGCGATCCAGGCCGGGCTGTCGATCCTGGTCTGGCTGCCGATGTTCTATGGCGAGCTGTCGGTGACGTCGGCCTTTGCGCCGCGGGACTGGCACGTCCACGAGATGCTCTACGGCTTCCTGCCGGCTGTGATCACCGGGTTCCTGTTCACGGCGATCCCGAACTGGACTGGGCGGCTGCCGATCCAGGGCACGTCGCTGGGCGTGCTGCTGGTGGTCTGGCTTGCCGGGCGCGGGGCGGTGGTTCTGTCCGCCGAGATCGGCTGGGCATTCGCGCTCGCCGTCGACGCGGCCTTCCTGGCGCTGGTCGTTGCGGCCGCAACGCGCGAGATCATCGCCGGCGGCAACTGGCGCAATCTGCCCGTCGTGGTGCTCGTGCTGGTGCTGCTATCAGGCAATGTCGCCTTCCATCTCGAAGCGCATTACGAGGGCGCGGCCGATGTCAGCATCCGCGTCGGTATCGGCGTGGTCGTGCTGCTGATCTCGCTGATCGGCGGCCGCATCATCCCGAGCTTCACCCGCAACTGGCTGGTCAAGTTCAACCCCGGCCGCCTGCCGGTGCCGTTCGGGCGGTTTGACGGCGTGGTGGTCGGGTTGAGTGCGCTGACGCTCATCGCCTGGATCGTGGCGCCGCTGAATGCGATCACCGCTGTCGCGATGGCATTTGTCGGCTTGCTGCATCTGGTGCGGCTCGCGCGCTGGGCCGGCGATCGCACCACGCGCGAGCGGTTGCTGCTGATCCTGCATGTCGGCTACGCCTTCGTGCCGCTCGGCTTCCTCCTGAACGCCTTGGCTGGTTTCGGCGCGCTGCCGCCGAGTGCCGGCATTCACGCCTGGATGACGGGCGCCGCCGGAGTGATGACGCTCGCGGTGATGACGCGCGCGAGCCTTGGCCATACCGGGCAGGCGCTGACGGCATCACTGGCGACGCAAGCCATCTATGTTGCGATCATCGTCGCGGCGTTGGCGCGGGTTACTGCCGTGATGCTGCCAGCGCATGGCGATGTGCTGCTGCACATTGCCGCCTGCGGCTGGATCGTCGCGTTCCTCGGCTTTGCCGCCGCGTTCGGACCGCTGCTTGCCGGCAGCCCCCGGCGTGCACTCGCCATCATGGGCGTGCCGGCCCCGGCACGCTGA